The following are encoded together in the Vanrija pseudolonga chromosome 7, complete sequence genome:
- the Snd1 gene encoding Nuclease domain-containing protein 1, protein MSTRAIVKSVLSGDTLIVRPKEAPAKGQPAKERVLHLAGLTSPRVGTATRDDEAFAFPAREYLRTLLVGKEVAFTITHSLPSGGEFATVLSAPAGPGQPPQDVAKLVVSAGWAKLRDADKASEDLRNAQAEAEAAGRGVWSAEPETQRTVAFQMPADPLAFIAEHKDKELDAIVEQVRNGTELRVRLLLDDANHQFVNLVVAGAKSPRAGAQRDGEVSGAEPWGEEAKFFTEVRLLQRLIKVRLLSAPVSLGASPLAGPTPGGQLPAPTAGASFIIGQAIHPNGHIADFLAAAGLAKVIDWHAGILAPYGGLDKLRAAERSAKAKHIGLWTGVATAATGNGAAAASGGAAHTTKGQAFDATVVRVWGSDQLSIVAKDDKSEKERRVQLASVRGPRGSDAKNTYYAAEAKEFLRKRLVGKVVHVLVDYVKPKDGEYEERECVTITYGGQKSNIAEQLIEKGLATVLRHRRDDEDRSAELDKLIIAEQTATTETRGIHSTKEVTLPRIVDASESGSRAAQYLPSWKRAGKHAAVVDFVASGSRFKLLLPKENAKITFVLAGIRAPRTARAGTNEKSEPYGPESYKFASRYLQRDVEIAFDSTDKQGGFVGALYAGGANVAVELVRAGLANVHEFSAKQLPFGAELQAAEEEAKAANRGIWSNYSGEEAAAAAAAADDKAAVALPPQYLDVVVSAVRETDPFSFSVQILDDKSAASLEKLMSDFSLHHRSPANAAPAGFSPKTGDIVSAKFTEDDRWYRARVKRSSALKKEAQVYFIDYGNEETVPFSRLRPLDAKFKALPGQAQEARLSFVKILPRSSEYGGEAWRFFSEIAVGRKLVANIDQREGNLLHLRLIDPSDPNAASDPLACINADLVREGLGTLDKSLRYLGAYPQIVAKINQATEGAKADRLGIFEFGDVSED, encoded by the exons ATGTCCACGCGCGCG ATTGTCAAGT cCGTGCTGTCTGGCGACACGCTGATCGTGCGACCCAAGGAGGCGCCCGCCAAGGGCCAGCCTGCCAAGGAGCG CGTTCTGCACCTTGCCGGACTCACTTCGCCGCGTGTTGGTACGGCTACCCGCGATGACGAG GCCTTCGCCTTCCCTGCCCGCGAGTACCTCCGCACCCTCCTCGTGGGCAAGGAGGTTGCCTTTACGATCACGCACTCTCTTCCCTCGGGTGGCGAGTTCGCGACGGTGCTCTCGGCGCCCGCTGGCCCcggccagccgccgcaggacgtcgccaagctcgtcgtgtcggccggctgggccaagctccgcgacgccgacaaggcctCCGAGGACCTGCGTAACGCCCaggctgaggccgaggctgccggTCGCGGTGTCTGGTCTGCTGAGCCCGAGACT CAGCGCACCGTCGCCTTCCAGATGCCCGCGGACCCCCTCGCCTTCATCGCCGAgcacaaggacaaggagctTGAcg cTATTGTTGAGCAGGTCCGTAACGGTAccgagctgcgcgtgcgcctgctcctcgacgacgcgaacCACCAGTTCGTCAACCTTGTCGTTGCCGGCGCCAAGAGCCCCCGTGCCGGTGCCCAGCGTGACGGCGAGGTCAGCGGTGCCGAGCCGTGGGGAGAAGAGGCCAAGTTCTTCACCGAGGTCCGTCTCCTCCAGCGCCTGATCAAGGTCCGCCTTCTCTCCGCGCCCGTGTCCCTTGGTGCTTCTCCTCTTGCCGGCCCCACGCCTGGCGGCCAGCTCCCTGCTCCCACAGCCGGTGCCAGCTTTATTATCGGCCAGGC TATCCACCCCAACGGTCACATTGCCGACTTCCTCGCGGCCGCTGGTCTTGCCAAGGTCATCGAC TGGCACGCCGGTATCCTGGCCCCTtacggcggcctcgacaagcttcgcgcggccgagcgctctgccaaggccaagcacATCGGCCTGTGGACCGGCGTTGCTACCGCGGCTACTGGAAacggtgctgctgctgcctcgggcggcgccgctcacACGACCAAGGGCCAGGCCTTTGACGCGACGGTCGTCCGTGTCTGGGGCTCTGACCAGCTCAGCATTGTTgccaaggacgacaagaGCGAGAAGGAGCGCCGCGTGCAGCTCGCCTCTGTTCGCGGCCCCCGCGGCTCTGACGCCAAGAACACGTACTACGCCGCTGAGGCCAAGGA GTTCCTTCGcaagcgcctcgtcggcaaggtcgtgcacgtcctcgtcgactaCGTTAAgcccaaggacggcgagtacgaggagcgcgagtgcGTCACCATCACCTACGGCGGCCAGAAGAGCAACATCGCGGAGCAACTCATCGAAAAGGGCCTGGCTACCGTtctccgccaccgccgtgacgacgaggaccgctcggccgagctcgacaagctcatcATTGCTGAGCAgaccgcgacgaccgagaCCCGCGGTATCCACTCCACCAAGGAGGTGACCCTTCCTCGCATTGTCGACGCGTCGGAGAGCGGCAGCCGCGCTGCTCAGTACCTCCCCTCGTGGAAGCGCGCTGGCAAGCACGCTGCTGTTGTCGACTTTGTcgcgtcgggctcgcgctTCAAGCTTCTCCTGCCCAAGGAGAACGCCAAGATCACTTTCGTGCTCGCTGGCATCCGCGCGCCTCGTACTGCCCGTGCCGGCACCAACGAGAAGTCGGAGCCGTACGGTCCCGAGTCGTACAAGTTTGCTTCGCGCTACCTCCAGCGTGATGTCGAGATTGCCTTTGACAGCACCGACAAGCAGGGTGGTTTCGTTGGTGCTCTGTACGCTGGCGGTGCCAAcgttgccgtcgagctcgttcGCGCCGGTCTCGCCAACGTCCACGAGTTCTCCGCCAAGCAGCTCCCCTTTGGCGCTGAGCTCCAGGctgcggaggaggaggccaaggcggccaacCGTGGT ATCTGGTCGAACTACTCTGGCGAGGAAGCAgcagccgctgctgccgctgccgatGACAAGGCTGCTGTGGCCCTGCCCCCCCAATACCTTGACGTGGTCGTCTCGGCCGTCCGCGAGACCGACCCCTTCTCGTTCTCGGTTCAaatcctcgacgacaagagcgccgcgtcgctcgagaagctcaTGTCCGACTTCTCGTTGCATCACCGCAGTCCCGCCAACGCGGCCCCTGCTGGTTTCAGCCCCAAGACTGGCGACATTGTGTCTGCCAAGttcaccgaggacgaccggTGGTACCGTGCTCGTGTCaagcgctcgagcgcgctgaAGAAGGAGGCGCAGGTCTACTTCATCGACTACGGCAACGAGGAGACTGTGCCCTTCTCGCGCCTGCGTCCCCTTGACGCCAAGTTCAAGGCTCTGCCTGGCCAGGCCCAGGAGGCGCGCCTGTCGTTTGTCAAGATTCTCCCCCGCAGCAGCGAGTACGGTGGCGAGGCGTGGCGCTTCTTCAGCGAGATTGCCGTTGGCCGCAAGCTCGTTGCCAACATTGACCAGCGCGAGGGCAACCTGCTCCACCTGCGTCTTATTGACCCGTCCGACCCCAACGCGGCGTCGGATCCGCTTGCTTGCATCAATGCGGACCTTGTTCGCGAGG GTCTCGGTACTCTTGACAAGTCGCTCCGCTACCTCGGCGCGTACCCGCAGATTGTGGCCAAGATCAACCAGG CCACCGAGGGAGCCAAGGCGGACCGCCTCGGCATCTTTGAGTTTGGAGACGTGAGCGAGGACTGA